The Algoriphagus halophilus genome window below encodes:
- a CDS encoding M1 family metallopeptidase — protein MRAFILFLFFTTTAAFAQQNSLKPLRNSIETQTRVIRQDVPMTNSIRKAFAEGTRDFSGTPGPNYWQLETDFTIQASLDPSTQTITGSEKILVHNNSKDDLNQIVLRLDHNIFRADVPRGFSTPAEQTEGMIVTRLQVNGDVVDLNAAPSRRNESPQLRVSGLTRTVAVITLEEPIKAGMTAELEIDWNTKLPGGPNGRGHRMTQRFDSTLFQPTQWFPRLAKYDDLRGWETNDYLGPAEFFNNFGKFDVSLTVPAGWIVSGTGVLQNPEEVLTPKAIQQLSKVLESDEEITIVGEEERGPGKSTVDGDQLTWRFVADKVNDFAWATSDRFIWKATRAMIPEKGPIPIHMVFIPERARYFENAAERTRHALEFYSKLWAPYPFPQLTLQDGPSAGMEYPMVINSNQGAADHETAHQWWPMMLGTNETRYGWMDEGFNQYMNILSAADAAGEPYDLDGYGQSYGMMSGNEDEAPLMWSANYAGTGYGFQTYRKTPLMLSMLGGIVGDDKVIDAIRKYTAVWAYKHPSPWDFMFFMNHQLGENLEWFWYYWLFTTETVEGSIQDVSSEGEVTTVTIRQDGAMPSPIVLKVEFESEGPAIKPISNGKMIDATTMEVTWPVTVWFDGDRTFKAKMDLGDRKIKKITLDPYRRFPDKNIEDNTWIR, from the coding sequence ATGCGTGCTTTTATCCTATTTTTATTTTTCACTACTACAGCTGCTTTTGCGCAACAAAATAGCCTGAAACCACTTCGGAATTCTATTGAGACCCAGACAAGAGTGATTCGACAGGATGTTCCGATGACTAATTCCATCCGAAAGGCATTTGCAGAAGGTACAAGAGACTTTTCAGGGACTCCAGGACCAAATTATTGGCAGTTAGAGACAGATTTCACCATTCAAGCAAGTTTGGATCCATCCACACAGACCATCACTGGTTCAGAGAAAATACTTGTTCACAACAATAGCAAGGATGATTTAAATCAAATCGTTTTAAGATTAGACCACAATATATTTAGAGCGGATGTTCCTCGTGGATTTTCTACTCCGGCCGAGCAAACAGAGGGGATGATTGTAACACGCTTGCAAGTAAATGGGGATGTGGTGGATTTGAATGCTGCTCCTTCTCGTAGAAATGAATCTCCTCAGCTTCGTGTTTCAGGACTAACAAGGACGGTAGCTGTAATCACTTTGGAGGAGCCAATTAAAGCGGGTATGACTGCAGAATTGGAAATAGATTGGAATACAAAATTACCGGGTGGTCCAAATGGTAGAGGGCATAGAATGACCCAGCGTTTTGATAGTACCTTATTCCAGCCTACTCAATGGTTTCCTAGACTGGCTAAATATGACGATCTAAGAGGGTGGGAAACGAATGATTATTTAGGACCAGCTGAGTTCTTTAATAATTTTGGAAAATTCGATGTGTCTTTGACAGTGCCTGCAGGATGGATTGTATCTGGAACAGGTGTTTTACAAAACCCAGAAGAAGTTTTGACTCCAAAAGCGATCCAGCAACTTTCAAAAGTTCTGGAGTCTGATGAGGAAATTACCATTGTTGGAGAAGAGGAAAGAGGTCCCGGTAAATCCACCGTGGATGGAGACCAGCTGACTTGGAGATTTGTAGCTGATAAAGTAAATGATTTTGCTTGGGCTACCTCCGATAGATTTATATGGAAAGCTACTAGAGCCATGATTCCAGAGAAGGGTCCAATTCCTATTCATATGGTTTTTATTCCTGAAAGAGCTCGATATTTTGAAAATGCGGCTGAGAGAACCCGCCATGCATTAGAGTTTTACTCCAAGCTTTGGGCACCTTATCCTTTTCCACAATTGACTTTGCAGGATGGTCCAAGCGCCGGAATGGAGTACCCCATGGTGATCAATTCGAATCAGGGTGCTGCAGACCATGAAACAGCCCATCAATGGTGGCCGATGATGTTAGGAACCAATGAGACTCGATATGGTTGGATGGATGAAGGGTTTAACCAGTATATGAATATATTGTCAGCAGCAGATGCGGCAGGAGAACCTTATGATTTAGATGGTTACGGTCAAAGCTATGGCATGATGAGTGGCAATGAGGATGAAGCTCCTTTGATGTGGAGTGCAAACTATGCTGGAACTGGCTATGGCTTTCAAACTTATCGAAAAACACCCCTGATGTTGTCCATGCTGGGAGGAATTGTTGGTGATGACAAGGTGATCGATGCCATTCGAAAATACACTGCTGTTTGGGCATATAAGCATCCATCTCCATGGGATTTCATGTTTTTTATGAACCATCAATTAGGAGAAAATCTTGAGTGGTTTTGGTATTACTGGTTATTTACTACAGAAACTGTGGAAGGCTCAATTCAGGATGTAAGTTCGGAAGGAGAAGTAACAACCGTAACCATTAGGCAAGATGGAGCAATGCCATCTCCTATCGTATTGAAGGTGGAATTTGAAAGCGAAGGCCCTGCCATCAAACCTATTTCAAATGGGAAAATGATCGATGCTACTACCATGGAAGTTACTTGGCCAGTTACTGTTTGGTTTGATGGAGATAGAACTTTTAAAGCTAAGATGGATTTAGGGGATAGAAAGATCAAGAAAATCACGCTTGATCCCTATCGTAGATTCCCTGATAAAAACATAGAAGATAATACCTGGATTAGGTGA
- a CDS encoding HupE/UreJ family protein — MSSFQLYFRLGVQHILDIQGYDHILFVLALCAVFIPRDWRKIIVLVTAFTIGHSITLALATFKVIQVNTELIEFLIPVTIAITAFISLLRPKPASGKGVSINYIFALFFGLIHGLGFSNYLRNLLGQEMSIWQPLLAFNLGLELGQIVIVGAYLLATSILVGLVGVSRKEWTLIVSSFVFGISLMLMLEMKFW; from the coding sequence ATGAGTTCCTTTCAATTGTATTTTCGCCTGGGTGTTCAACATATTTTGGACATACAAGGTTACGATCATATTTTATTTGTCTTAGCACTCTGTGCTGTTTTTATACCAAGGGATTGGAGAAAGATCATCGTGTTGGTGACCGCCTTTACGATTGGACATTCCATTACACTTGCTTTGGCCACTTTCAAAGTCATCCAAGTCAATACGGAATTGATTGAGTTTTTGATTCCTGTGACCATTGCAATCACTGCTTTTATCAGTCTTTTACGGCCTAAACCTGCCTCTGGAAAGGGAGTAAGCATCAATTACATTTTTGCTTTATTCTTTGGTCTTATTCATGGCCTTGGTTTTTCCAACTACCTAAGAAATCTTTTAGGGCAAGAGATGTCTATTTGGCAACCCTTATTGGCTTTCAATTTAGGCTTGGAATTAGGACAAATTGTAATCGTGGGGGCCTACCTGCTAGCCACCTCCATTTTAGTGGGATTGGTTGGTGTAAGTAGGAAAGAATGGACCTTGATCGTATCCTCCTTTGTGTTTGGGATATCCCTGATGTTAATGTTAGAAATGAAATTTTGGTAA
- a CDS encoding NIPSNAP family protein, whose protein sequence is MEVQDNFFVQKGYFEQSKPKTYHVMNRKNFIFTLCIVFSFFLSSSLFAQKRDIYELITYHIESADQEAMLDAYLENAFIPAAHRHGVSNVGVFKPIASQPDAGQKVYVFIPFKSLSEFEAFEGKLLKDQKYLSDGDAYINAAFDNPPYKRMETSIMKAMTEHPKYAPSKLTNSKKDRIYELRSYEGPTERLYRQKVKMFNSGEMEIFDRLNCSPVFYAETIAGANMPNLMYMTTHENMDVRNEHWKQFGVDPKWVEMRDIEEYKNTVSRNDTRLLYPTDYSDL, encoded by the coding sequence ATGGAAGTACAGGATAATTTCTTTGTTCAAAAAGGTTATTTTGAGCAATCAAAACCCAAAACCTATCATGTCATGAATCGAAAGAATTTCATTTTCACCCTATGTATCGTGTTTTCATTTTTTTTGAGTAGTTCTCTATTTGCTCAAAAAAGAGATATCTATGAATTAATTACCTACCATATCGAATCGGCAGACCAAGAAGCGATGTTGGATGCTTATTTGGAAAATGCCTTTATTCCAGCGGCCCACAGACATGGAGTATCCAATGTTGGAGTGTTCAAACCTATAGCTTCCCAGCCTGATGCTGGTCAAAAAGTATATGTATTTATTCCCTTTAAATCTTTGAGTGAGTTTGAGGCATTTGAGGGGAAACTGCTGAAAGACCAAAAATATCTTTCAGATGGTGATGCCTATATCAATGCGGCATTTGATAATCCACCTTACAAAAGAATGGAAACTTCCATCATGAAGGCTATGACAGAACATCCAAAGTATGCTCCTTCTAAATTAACCAATTCAAAGAAAGATAGAATTTATGAATTGAGAAGTTATGAAGGACCTACAGAGAGATTGTATCGTCAGAAAGTGAAGATGTTCAATTCAGGAGAGATGGAGATATTTGACCGATTAAACTGTAGCCCTGTTTTCTATGCTGAGACGATTGCTGGTGCGAATATGCCCAATTTGATGTATATGACCACCCATGAGAATATGGATGTCAGAAATGAGCATTGGAAGCAATTTGGAGTGGATCCAAAATGGGTTGAAATGAGAGATATTGAAGAATACAAAAACACGGTTTCCCGAAACGATACCCGATTGCTATACCCTACAGATTATTCAGATTTATAA
- a CDS encoding CAP domain-containing protein, producing the protein MFRFLFIILFLGSCFRLSAQNWSEKDYEKYSVQEFFQLEAIYKPIDFQNIDRPLLHAAIFYVTNEMRQKRRLPLFKHLPAAEKVAKDHADDMVAYDFYSHYSKVPGKKLLTDRLKLEGLDPYCYAENISSSNGLQYEYGRKVNPPGPSGIFTYVTRSKREEIVPHTYISFARSVLILWMNSRSHKNNIISTCYQYLGCAAAYYGDDTFYDMPNFISVQCFSSEQK; encoded by the coding sequence TTGTTTCGCTTTCTTTTCATCATCCTATTTCTTGGTAGCTGTTTCCGATTATCTGCCCAAAATTGGTCGGAAAAAGACTACGAAAAATATTCAGTACAGGAGTTCTTTCAATTAGAGGCGATTTATAAGCCCATCGATTTTCAGAACATCGATCGACCTTTATTACATGCAGCCATCTTTTATGTCACCAATGAAATGCGTCAAAAAAGAAGGCTTCCCCTGTTTAAACATCTTCCTGCTGCAGAAAAAGTTGCCAAAGACCATGCAGATGACATGGTTGCCTATGATTTCTACTCTCACTACAGCAAAGTGCCAGGCAAAAAGTTGCTAACGGATCGTCTGAAACTGGAAGGGCTAGACCCTTATTGTTATGCAGAAAATATCAGCTCAAGCAATGGACTCCAATATGAATATGGGAGAAAAGTGAACCCTCCTGGTCCCAGTGGTATATTCACCTATGTAACCCGTTCAAAACGAGAAGAAATCGTTCCCCATACCTATATTTCTTTCGCAAGATCAGTATTGATTCTATGGATGAATTCCAGAAGTCATAAAAACAATATCATCAGTACCTGCTATCAATATTTGGGATGTGCAGCAGCTTATTACGGAGATGACACCTTCTATGATATGCCCAATTTCATAAGCGTACAATGTTTCAGTAGTGAACAAAAATAA
- a CDS encoding amidohydrolase gives MVPKENQVFTLVEIFKKMILNQLIQLRQELHQTPEIAGEEGNTASKILSFFSKMGPDEVIENLGGFGLAFIFKGKTAGPRTLFRAELDALPIQESGNPSYKSKIDGKGHLCGHDGHMAIICGLGEKLAGQRPEKGELVLLFQPAEETGEGARRILEDPKFQRIKPDFAFALHNLPGFPLHQLVIRKDTFAAGSIGMTITLTGKTSHAAHPEAGINPANAIAQLIQTLPQLPEKLNGFALVTVIHAEIGSLAFGTSAGRGYLSLTIRAFDQEELDILIQRIEEKVKSISESEKLIFEISYREEFAVSQNDPEAATIAESTMKELGFDIYDKPEPFRWSEDFGLFSQSGPAYLFGLGSGENCPQLHEPTYDFPDELIETGVKLFEAIARKINQ, from the coding sequence ATGGTTCCAAAAGAAAATCAGGTCTTTACCTTGGTGGAAATTTTCAAAAAAATGATTTTAAACCAACTCATTCAATTACGACAAGAACTACATCAAACACCAGAAATCGCCGGTGAAGAGGGAAATACCGCTTCTAAAATCCTTAGTTTTTTCTCTAAAATGGGACCAGATGAAGTGATAGAAAACTTGGGAGGGTTTGGTCTTGCATTTATTTTTAAAGGGAAAACTGCTGGCCCGCGAACGTTATTTCGAGCTGAATTGGATGCACTTCCCATTCAGGAATCTGGAAATCCAAGCTATAAAAGTAAGATAGACGGGAAAGGACATCTTTGTGGTCATGATGGTCATATGGCGATTATCTGCGGATTGGGTGAAAAATTAGCTGGGCAAAGACCTGAAAAAGGAGAATTGGTGTTATTATTCCAACCTGCTGAAGAAACCGGAGAAGGAGCTAGAAGAATTTTGGAGGATCCTAAATTTCAAAGAATCAAACCTGATTTTGCATTTGCCCTACACAACCTTCCAGGTTTTCCTTTACATCAATTGGTTATTCGAAAAGATACATTCGCTGCAGGAAGTATCGGCATGACCATCACATTAACTGGAAAAACATCCCATGCAGCTCATCCTGAAGCCGGAATAAATCCTGCCAATGCCATTGCGCAACTCATTCAAACACTTCCTCAGCTCCCTGAGAAATTAAACGGATTTGCCTTAGTGACTGTCATCCATGCAGAGATTGGAAGCTTGGCATTTGGCACCAGTGCAGGGCGAGGATACTTAAGTTTGACCATCAGAGCATTTGATCAGGAAGAATTAGACATCTTAATCCAACGAATTGAGGAGAAAGTGAAAAGTATTTCGGAAAGTGAAAAGCTGATATTTGAGATTTCTTATAGAGAGGAATTTGCTGTATCCCAGAATGATCCAGAAGCAGCAACTATCGCAGAGTCTACCATGAAGGAGTTAGGGTTCGACATTTACGACAAACCAGAACCATTCCGATGGTCCGAGGATTTTGGATTGTTCAGTCAGTCTGGTCCTGCCTACCTATTTGGATTGGGTTCCGGTGAAAACTGTCCACAACTCCATGAACCTACCTATGATTTTCCAGATGAGCTAATTGAAACTGGTGTGAAGCTTTTTGAGGCCATTGCCAGAAAGATCAATCAATAA
- a CDS encoding M1 family metallopeptidase, which produces MKKIGLIASLALLSVAGVFAQQRSEQNHAERFEQLGPMLRTPNVYRTASGAPGHMYWQQQANYVINVELDDENQSIKGSEKVTYINNSPDQLTYLWVQLEENQRGADSSTPKVAESSINNRMTLRTLEGIIWANEDFGYKVLEVTDAKGNPLPVTVNNTMMRIDLPTPLKAGDSFTFGVEWSFNITNRVGYISGRPGYEYFEEDGNYLYTMAEWFPRMAVYSDFEGWQNKQFLGRGEFALVFGNYEVNITVPADHMVGATGVLQNPNQVLSSTELERWNRAKQTYDAPVVIRTQEEATELEKGKATAKKTWKFKAENVRDFAWTSSRKFIWDAMAVKQGGKDVMAMSYYGKEANPLWGQYSTRVVAHTIKSYSSHTFDYPYPTAISVEAANGMEYPMICFNYGRPDADGTYSEAVKNGMIGVIIHEVGHNFFPMIVNSDERQWTWMDEGLNTFMQYMAEQEWDRNFPSRRGPAHKIVPYMRSPKNTLEPIMTNSENIVQFGPNAYAKPATALNILRETVMGRELFDYAFKEYARRWMFKHPTPDDLFRTLEDASAVDLDWFWRGWFYGTEPVDIAIENVAWFKLDQRTPAEKAADAKAAAEYDETNVSRTANMKDVPQTVIEADPETRDFYTTYNPFTVTPAEEEAYESFMASLSPKEKELLNSNMNFYELNFKNVGGLVMPIILEWQYTDGTSEIERIPAEIWRMNETEVTKVFAKKKEVKQIVLDPLRETADIDESNNYWPRQYQPTRFELFKGSGAVRGTSTGSNPMKRAKNN; this is translated from the coding sequence ATGAAGAAAATCGGATTAATCGCTTCTTTGGCATTATTGAGTGTTGCAGGAGTTTTTGCACAACAACGATCTGAGCAAAACCATGCAGAACGATTTGAGCAGTTGGGGCCTATGCTTCGGACACCAAATGTTTACAGAACAGCCTCAGGAGCTCCTGGCCATATGTACTGGCAGCAACAGGCAAATTATGTGATCAATGTTGAACTGGATGATGAAAACCAATCCATCAAAGGTTCAGAAAAAGTAACCTATATCAATAATTCTCCTGATCAATTGACCTACTTATGGGTTCAGCTGGAGGAAAACCAACGTGGCGCAGATTCCAGCACACCAAAAGTCGCTGAGAGTTCTATCAACAACAGAATGACTCTTAGAACTCTTGAAGGCATCATCTGGGCAAATGAGGACTTTGGATATAAAGTTTTGGAAGTAACGGATGCCAAAGGAAATCCATTGCCAGTGACTGTGAACAATACCATGATGCGAATTGATTTGCCAACGCCATTGAAGGCAGGTGATTCATTTACCTTTGGAGTGGAATGGTCTTTCAATATCACCAATCGAGTAGGGTATATTTCAGGTCGTCCAGGATATGAATATTTTGAAGAGGATGGAAATTATCTCTACACCATGGCTGAGTGGTTCCCAAGAATGGCGGTTTACTCTGATTTTGAAGGATGGCAAAACAAGCAATTTTTGGGTAGAGGCGAGTTCGCTTTGGTTTTTGGTAACTACGAAGTAAATATCACGGTACCTGCTGATCATATGGTGGGTGCGACAGGAGTCTTACAAAACCCAAATCAAGTGCTTTCATCAACAGAGTTGGAGCGTTGGAACAGAGCGAAGCAAACTTATGATGCTCCAGTGGTAATCAGAACACAGGAGGAAGCTACGGAACTAGAGAAAGGAAAAGCTACTGCCAAGAAAACCTGGAAATTCAAGGCCGAAAATGTGAGGGATTTTGCTTGGACCTCTTCTAGAAAATTCATCTGGGATGCAATGGCTGTGAAGCAAGGCGGCAAAGATGTGATGGCGATGTCTTATTATGGCAAAGAAGCAAATCCACTTTGGGGTCAGTATTCTACCAGAGTAGTTGCCCATACAATCAAGTCTTATTCAAGTCATACTTTTGATTACCCTTATCCAACTGCCATCTCTGTGGAGGCTGCCAATGGAATGGAATATCCAATGATCTGTTTCAATTACGGTCGTCCTGATGCTGATGGTACCTATTCTGAAGCGGTGAAAAACGGAATGATCGGGGTAATTATCCACGAAGTTGGTCACAATTTCTTCCCGATGATTGTTAATTCTGATGAGCGTCAGTGGACTTGGATGGATGAAGGCTTGAATACCTTCATGCAATACATGGCGGAGCAGGAATGGGATAGGAATTTCCCTTCTAGAAGAGGCCCTGCACATAAGATTGTTCCTTATATGAGAAGCCCAAAAAATACCTTGGAGCCCATCATGACCAATTCTGAAAATATCGTTCAATTTGGTCCAAATGCTTACGCAAAGCCAGCTACTGCGCTGAATATATTGAGAGAGACCGTGATGGGTCGTGAGTTGTTTGATTATGCTTTCAAAGAATACGCAAGAAGGTGGATGTTTAAGCACCCTACTCCTGATGATTTATTCAGAACTTTGGAAGATGCTTCTGCAGTTGATTTGGATTGGTTCTGGAGAGGTTGGTTCTATGGAACAGAGCCTGTGGATATTGCAATTGAAAATGTAGCTTGGTTTAAATTGGATCAGCGAACTCCTGCAGAGAAAGCTGCCGATGCCAAAGCAGCAGCTGAGTATGATGAGACCAATGTGTCTAGAACTGCCAACATGAAGGATGTTCCTCAAACTGTGATAGAAGCTGATCCAGAGACACGTGATTTCTACACCACCTACAATCCATTTACGGTTACTCCTGCTGAGGAGGAAGCCTATGAAAGCTTCATGGCGAGCTTATCTCCAAAAGAAAAAGAGTTGTTGAATTCAAATATGAATTTCTATGAACTCAACTTCAAAAATGTGGGTGGATTGGTAATGCCGATAATTTTGGAGTGGCAATACACTGATGGAACTTCTGAAATCGAACGGATCCCTGCAGAGATCTGGAGAATGAATGAAACCGAAGTAACAAAAGTTTTTGCCAAGAAAAAGGAAGTAAAACAGATCGTTTTGGATCCTTTAAGAGAGACAGCGGATATTGATGAGTCCAATAATTACTGGCCAAGACAATACCAGCCTACGCGTTTCGAATTGTTCAAAGGTTCAGGAGCTGTAAGAGGAACTTCTACAGGAAGCAACCCAATGAAAAGAGCAAAAAATAATTAA
- a CDS encoding DUF6702 family protein, with protein sequence MHHLYICLISWGWLAFSHPFFLSLTEIRYNENSQKLEIAQKIFWDDLEISLEEFHDANIDVLNPADKDQFNKQVNAYLLDHNKIWVDGKPVSLNILGYEVEEEAIWFYIESASTSFDHSIKVQNSILLTEHEAQQNIVHVYVKGNSPKSMLLRKGHESESLEF encoded by the coding sequence ATGCATCATCTTTATATATGTCTGATTTCTTGGGGATGGTTGGCATTTTCCCACCCATTCTTCTTAAGTCTCACGGAGATCAGATACAATGAAAACAGCCAAAAATTAGAAATCGCACAAAAAATATTTTGGGATGATCTGGAAATCTCATTAGAGGAATTTCACGATGCTAACATCGATGTTTTAAATCCTGCGGACAAAGATCAGTTCAACAAACAAGTCAATGCATATCTATTAGATCACAATAAAATCTGGGTAGATGGAAAACCGGTTTCTTTGAATATTCTCGGATATGAAGTGGAAGAAGAGGCCATTTGGTTTTATATAGAATCTGCCAGCACTAGCTTTGACCATTCCATCAAAGTCCAAAATTCAATTTTGCTAACTGAGCACGAAGCCCAGCAAAACATTGTGCATGTGTATGTCAAAGGAAACAGTCCTAAAAGTATGCTCTTGAGAAAAGGGCATGAATCTGAAAGCTTGGAGTTTTAA